One genomic region from Bacillus sp. SLBN-46 encodes:
- a CDS encoding methyltransferase domain-containing protein, translating into MDRNRFSAIAHRNHAFSNPINETKLMKMIRMMSPEPNKKVIDIGAGKSELLIRLVEDFQITATAIELYEGAIAEAKRSARSRIPEGSIDFVVADANLAVQRYEAGEFDLGICIGSTHALGGLEPTLKTMKRLIKKDGYILIGEGYWKKTPSKEYLEALGGAEESELKSHAGNVMTAEDLGFIPLWSYVANEDDWDDYEWLYSSSIENYCHENPDDPDKVAMLERIRKWRRTYLSWGRDSLGFGLYLFRNI; encoded by the coding sequence ATGGATAGAAATAGATTTTCCGCTATTGCACACCGCAATCACGCTTTTAGTAACCCTATTAACGAAACAAAGCTCATGAAAATGATTCGAATGATGTCACCTGAACCAAACAAAAAAGTTATTGATATCGGCGCTGGGAAATCAGAACTGCTGATTCGTCTAGTTGAAGATTTTCAAATTACCGCAACTGCAATCGAATTGTATGAGGGTGCAATTGCGGAAGCAAAACGTAGTGCAAGGAGCCGTATTCCTGAAGGCAGCATTGATTTTGTGGTAGCTGATGCTAACTTAGCTGTTCAGAGATACGAAGCAGGTGAATTTGATTTAGGAATTTGTATTGGATCCACTCACGCTTTGGGTGGGCTTGAGCCTACTCTTAAAACGATGAAACGCCTCATTAAAAAAGATGGATACATTTTAATCGGAGAGGGCTATTGGAAGAAGACACCTAGCAAAGAATACTTAGAGGCATTGGGAGGCGCAGAAGAGTCTGAATTAAAAAGTCATGCGGGGAATGTAATGACCGCGGAAGATCTTGGATTCATTCCTCTTTGGTCTTACGTCGCAAACGAAGATGACTGGGATGACTATGAGTGGCTTTATTCCTCTTCTATTGAAAATTATTGTCATGAAAATCCTGATGATCCAGATAAGGTAGCCATGCTTGAGAGAATTAGAAAATGGCGGAGAACTTATTTAAGTTGGGGCCGTGACTCACTTGGTTTTGGTTTATATTTATTTCGAAACATTTAG
- a CDS encoding chromate transporter: MLYWHIFLAFFIPGIVGYGGGPASIPLVENEVVDHYGWMTVPEFSEVLALGNSLPGPIATKMAGYIGYEQGGVLGSIVGIFATVAPSLLLMIVLLGLLYKYKDSPKVKRMTNYIRPTIAVMLGVMAFSFFSTSYSDTGVLQTVILVGVSFFLLEKLKVHPAYVIMGSLIYGGIFL, encoded by the coding sequence ATGCTTTATTGGCATATCTTTCTTGCCTTTTTCATACCAGGAATTGTTGGTTATGGAGGCGGACCTGCTTCCATTCCGCTAGTTGAAAATGAAGTCGTCGATCATTACGGCTGGATGACGGTACCCGAATTTAGTGAAGTGTTAGCTTTAGGCAATTCACTGCCCGGTCCCATTGCGACAAAAATGGCCGGCTACATTGGATATGAGCAGGGTGGAGTTCTAGGTTCTATCGTTGGGATTTTTGCGACTGTTGCTCCGTCGCTTCTATTAATGATTGTTCTTTTAGGTCTTCTATACAAATATAAAGATTCTCCTAAGGTGAAGCGGATGACCAATTATATCCGACCAACTATTGCCGTAATGCTAGGTGTGATGGCATTTAGCTTCTTTTCTACTTCTTACTCTGATACAGGTGTGCTTCAAACGGTGATTCTGGTAGGGGTAAGCTTTTTCCTCCTTGAAAAATTAAAGGTACACCCAGCTTATGTAATTATGGGGTCGTTAATATATGGTGGGATATTCTTATAG
- a CDS encoding chromate transporter, with the protein MKQRDISIAFFRSGILGYGGGPSSIPLVHKEVVGTYKWMTDDEFADVLALANTLPGPINTKMAGYIGYRVGGYVGMLNAIFSSIVPTIILMIVLLTSLASVKDLPWVAGMTKAVVPVVGVMMATLTWDFYKKSYQTLGHISAGLTVVGSLLLLEVFHVHPAILIVAILIFALVKRDKAAKVEKNSEREVG; encoded by the coding sequence ATGAAACAGAGGGATATATCTATCGCTTTTTTCCGTTCCGGTATATTAGGGTATGGAGGGGGACCATCATCGATTCCGCTCGTTCATAAAGAGGTAGTTGGAACCTACAAATGGATGACCGATGATGAATTTGCAGATGTTTTGGCGTTAGCAAATACCCTTCCCGGCCCTATTAACACAAAAATGGCAGGGTATATCGGCTATCGAGTGGGCGGATATGTAGGCATGCTAAATGCCATTTTTTCCTCCATCGTTCCTACTATTATATTAATGATTGTCCTGCTAACATCATTGGCATCGGTCAAGGATTTGCCATGGGTAGCAGGCATGACTAAAGCAGTTGTACCAGTTGTAGGTGTAATGATGGCCACATTAACATGGGATTTTTATAAGAAGTCCTATCAGACGTTAGGTCATATTAGTGCAGGTTTAACGGTTGTGGGGAGTTTACTATTATTAGAGGTCTTCCATGTACATCCTGCCATTTTAATCGTGGCCATATTAATATTTGCCTTAGTGAAGCGCGACAAGGCTGCTAAGGTTGAAAAAAATAGTGAAAGAGAGGTGGGATGA
- the ggt gene encoding gamma-glutamyltransferase, which produces MNFDYLNYPYPSQRMTTIAKNGMVATSQPLAAQAGLDILKKGGNAIDAAIATAACLTVVEPTSNGIGGDAFALVWTKGELHGLNSSGPSPKSISIDAVKEKGHEKMPTFGLVPVTVPGVPAAWAELSRRFGKLPLTEVLQPAIEYAENGYPLSPILGKYWNIAFNRFKDLFTGDEYKGWFETFAPDGKAPQTGEIWSSKGHANTLRKIAETNAESFYRGELADQIDEFSKQHGGFLSKEDLAAYKPEWVQPIKVNYRGYDVWEIPPNGQGIVALMALNMLKGFELKEKESVETYHKQIEAMKLAFADAKKYVTDPEKMSVTAEQLLSEEFAEARRSLIGDAALTPEPGTPPKGGTVYLATADGEGNMVSFIQSNYMGFGSGIVIPGTGIALQNRGADFSLDPSHENRLEPGKRTYHTIIPGFLTKDNEAVGPFGVMGGYMQPQGHAQVIMNTVDFHLNPQAALDSPRWQWMEGKKVQVEHSFPAHIAAALARKGHEIEVALDGGGFGRGQIIWRDPSTGVLSGGTESRTDGTIAAW; this is translated from the coding sequence ATGAACTTTGATTACTTAAATTATCCATATCCATCACAAAGAATGACGACAATAGCCAAAAATGGCATGGTGGCAACATCGCAGCCCTTAGCGGCACAAGCAGGTCTAGATATATTAAAAAAGGGTGGGAATGCCATTGATGCGGCGATTGCTACTGCTGCTTGTTTAACCGTAGTTGAACCAACCTCCAATGGAATCGGGGGAGATGCCTTTGCGCTAGTATGGACAAAAGGCGAACTGCATGGACTAAACTCAAGCGGCCCCTCTCCAAAAAGCATCTCGATTGATGCGGTAAAGGAGAAGGGACATGAAAAGATGCCAACCTTTGGCCTCGTTCCCGTTACGGTTCCCGGTGTACCTGCAGCATGGGCGGAGTTATCTCGTCGTTTCGGTAAGCTTCCGTTAACGGAAGTACTACAGCCGGCCATTGAGTATGCGGAAAATGGCTACCCGCTAAGCCCGATTTTAGGGAAGTACTGGAATATCGCTTTTAATAGATTCAAAGATTTATTTACTGGCGATGAATATAAGGGTTGGTTTGAAACCTTTGCTCCAGATGGAAAGGCTCCTCAAACAGGGGAAATTTGGAGCTCCAAAGGTCATGCCAACACATTACGCAAGATTGCGGAAACCAATGCGGAAAGCTTTTATCGCGGAGAATTGGCCGATCAAATCGACGAGTTCTCAAAACAGCACGGCGGATTCCTTTCGAAAGAGGATTTAGCTGCATACAAGCCTGAGTGGGTACAGCCGATTAAGGTTAATTACAGAGGCTATGATGTGTGGGAGATTCCGCCGAATGGCCAAGGAATCGTTGCCTTAATGGCCCTTAACATGTTGAAGGGCTTTGAACTGAAGGAAAAGGAATCAGTGGAAACGTATCATAAGCAGATTGAAGCGATGAAGTTAGCTTTTGCGGATGCCAAAAAGTATGTAACAGACCCGGAAAAAATGTCCGTTACCGCAGAACAGTTATTGTCGGAAGAATTTGCAGAAGCGAGAAGAAGCTTAATTGGGGATGCTGCTCTTACTCCAGAGCCGGGCACACCTCCTAAAGGCGGTACTGTTTACTTGGCAACGGCAGATGGCGAGGGCAATATGGTTTCCTTCATTCAAAGTAACTATATGGGCTTTGGTTCTGGAATAGTTATCCCTGGAACAGGAATCGCCTTGCAAAACCGAGGTGCTGATTTCTCGTTAGATCCATCCCATGAGAATCGTTTGGAGCCTGGAAAAAGAACGTACCATACGATTATCCCTGGATTTTTAACAAAAGATAATGAAGCTGTTGGACCGTTTGGAGTGATGGGTGGGTATATGCAGCCTCAAGGCCATGCTCAAGTCATCATGAACACAGTTGACTTCCATCTAAATCCGCAAGCAGCCTTAGATTCGCCAAGATGGCAATGGATGGAGGGAAAGAAAGTTCAAGTTGAACATTCATTCCCGGCACATATTGCCGCGGCCTTAGCAAGAAAAGGTCATGAGATTGAAGTAGCCTTAGATGGTGGAGGATTCGGAAGAGGACAAATCATTTGGAGAGACCCAAGTACCGGTGTGCTTTCAGGCGGAACAGAATCAAGAACGGATGGAACCATTGCGGCCTGGTAA